A single region of the Streptomyces sp. NBC_00236 genome encodes:
- a CDS encoding 30S ribosomal protein bS22 gives MGSVIKKRRKRMAKKKHRKLLKRTRVQRRNKK, from the coding sequence GTGGGCTCTGTTATCAAGAAGCGGCGTAAGCGGATGGCCAAGAAGAAGCACCGCAAGCTGCTCAAGCGCACGCGCGTTCAGCGTCGCAACAAGAAGTAA
- a CDS encoding helix-turn-helix domain-containing protein encodes MAADSERPLNEVKFLTVAEVASVMRVSKMTVYRLVHSGHLPAIRVGRSFRVPEQAVHEYLRESFVGVGTA; translated from the coding sequence ATGGCTGCTGACAGCGAGAGGCCTCTCAACGAGGTCAAGTTTCTGACCGTGGCGGAAGTCGCCTCGGTCATGCGAGTGTCGAAGATGACCGTGTACCGCTTGGTGCACAGCGGTCATCTGCCGGCGATCCGGGTGGGAAGGTCCTTCCGGGTGCCGGAGCAAGCGGTTCACGAGTATCTCCGCGAGTCCTTCGTGGGGGTGGGGACGGCCTGA
- a CDS encoding phosphatase, translating to MLSTGALRAHLLAARLAGPVATSRETSLRSYRLFAARDPRVTLGLDPGRGWGERDLLRLMADKCGVSDDPAHVSGPDVIDPERTMAGLDAFAERLSDAAVRRAPVLFGTGHPHRLIGFYAALADALSAVGCAVLTPAQGRRIDITTRFGVRTYHLDYVRGVALVREPGARVPGGGTGAHTHSPLPLRVALEAAAEARGPLPELVVGDHGWVCGAGQLGIEAIGLADTDDPALFVGEAEGRVAVAVPLDDGVRSAYYLPLTRYVLNRACLSQ from the coding sequence GTGTTGAGCACCGGAGCGCTGCGTGCGCATCTGCTGGCGGCCCGGCTGGCCGGGCCCGTGGCCACCTCGCGGGAGACGAGCCTGCGGAGTTATCGGCTGTTCGCGGCCAGGGACCCGCGGGTGACGCTCGGACTCGACCCCGGACGGGGGTGGGGGGAGCGGGACCTGCTGCGGCTCATGGCCGACAAGTGCGGGGTCTCGGACGACCCGGCCCATGTGTCGGGTCCCGACGTGATCGATCCGGAGCGGACGATGGCGGGTCTTGACGCGTTTGCCGAGCGTTTGTCGGACGCGGCGGTCCGGCGGGCGCCGGTGCTGTTCGGGACGGGGCATCCGCATCGGCTGATCGGCTTCTACGCAGCGCTGGCAGACGCGCTGTCGGCGGTCGGGTGTGCCGTACTCACCCCCGCGCAGGGGCGACGTATCGACATAACGACCCGGTTCGGGGTACGCACGTACCACCTCGACTACGTACGGGGAGTCGCGCTGGTGCGCGAACCCGGCGCGCGGGTGCCCGGTGGTGGCACCGGCGCACACACCCACTCACCGCTGCCGCTGAGGGTGGCGCTGGAGGCTGCCGCGGAGGCCCGCGGGCCGCTGCCGGAACTGGTCGTGGGGGACCACGGCTGGGTCTGCGGGGCAGGTCAGCTGGGCATCGAGGCGATCGGCCTGGCGGATACGGACGATCCGGCGCTGTTCGTCGGGGAGGCGGAGGGCCGGGTGGCGGTCGCCGTTCCGCTCGACGACGGCGTGCGGTCCGCGTACTACCTGCCGCTGACGCGCTATGTGCTCAATCGGGCGTGTCTGTCACAGTAG
- a CDS encoding acetoin utilization protein AcuC produces MSGRAQLMWDDAVTGYDFGDSHPMDPVRLALTMGLVRAFGLDRAVDVVAAKAAGDSTLRLVHRSDYVAAVRAASADPRAADQKYGIGTTDDPAFAGMHEVSALIAGQSVAAAEAVWRGETGHAVNFSGGLHHAMPGGAAGFCIYNDPALAIARLLELGAERVAYVDVDVHHGDGVQAAFWEDPRVLTVSLHEHPRTLFPQTGWPEETGAGAGEGGAVNVALPAGTGDAGWLRAFHAVVPELLADFRPQVLVTQHGADTHFEDPLAHLAVSLDAQRAVMAACHDLAHEYADGRWVALGGGGYAVVDVVPRSWTHLVGIAAHAPVDPESVIPSSWRDEVYARTRQLGPARMTDGRTPSWKAWEDGYDPADRLDQAVLATRRAAFPLRGLLT; encoded by the coding sequence ATGAGCGGCCGCGCACAGTTGATGTGGGATGACGCAGTAACGGGATACGACTTCGGGGACAGTCATCCCATGGACCCGGTCAGGCTCGCCCTGACGATGGGCCTGGTACGGGCGTTCGGTCTCGACCGTGCAGTGGATGTCGTGGCGGCCAAGGCGGCCGGGGACTCCACGCTGCGGCTCGTGCACCGGTCGGACTACGTGGCGGCCGTGCGGGCCGCGTCCGCCGATCCCCGGGCCGCGGACCAGAAGTACGGGATCGGGACGACGGACGATCCGGCGTTCGCGGGGATGCACGAGGTTTCGGCGCTGATCGCCGGACAGTCGGTGGCGGCGGCCGAGGCCGTGTGGCGGGGCGAGACCGGGCACGCCGTCAACTTCTCCGGCGGGCTCCATCACGCCATGCCCGGCGGCGCTGCGGGATTCTGCATCTACAACGATCCGGCGCTCGCCATCGCGCGGCTGCTGGAGCTGGGGGCGGAGCGGGTCGCGTACGTCGATGTGGACGTGCATCACGGTGACGGGGTGCAGGCGGCGTTCTGGGAGGACCCGAGGGTGCTGACCGTCTCGCTGCACGAGCACCCGCGCACCCTGTTCCCGCAGACCGGGTGGCCGGAGGAGACCGGTGCCGGGGCGGGTGAGGGCGGTGCGGTCAATGTGGCGCTGCCGGCCGGCACGGGCGACGCGGGATGGCTGCGGGCGTTCCACGCGGTGGTCCCGGAGCTGCTGGCGGACTTCCGGCCGCAGGTGCTGGTGACGCAGCACGGGGCGGACACGCACTTCGAGGACCCGCTGGCCCATCTCGCCGTGTCGCTGGACGCGCAGCGGGCCGTGATGGCGGCCTGCCACGATCTGGCGCACGAGTACGCGGACGGGCGCTGGGTGGCGCTCGGCGGGGGCGGTTACGCGGTGGTGGACGTGGTGCCGCGGTCCTGGACCCATCTGGTGGGGATCGCCGCGCACGCGCCCGTGGATCCGGAGTCGGTGATCCCGTCGTCCTGGCGCGACGAGGTCTACGCCAGGACCCGGCAGTTGGGCCCGGCCCGGATGACGGACGGGCGTACTCCGTCGTGGAAGGCGTGGGAGGACGGTTACGACCCGGCGGACCGGCTGGATCAGGCGGTGCTCGCGACCCGGCGTGCGGCGTTTCCGCTGCGGGGGCTGCTGACCTGA
- a CDS encoding MFS transporter translates to MTDARLRHGRASLALSFFVQGVTFALLVTRIPAIQDRYGISDGLLPVFLAAVPILAGVGSVVTEKVVARVRPRVVLRWAQPVVLLALLGVGAGSEVWEAALALGVFGLSVGALDASMNMMGVSLQRAYGRSIMLGFHAAYSLGGIAGASMAWAGAHWDLSLLVSYLPVVVVLLPVAFVGSRWYVEGKQEDEQQQGAARGAAGAVSFKLLMPLCLVMCFAYIGDSTVSNWSAKYLQDVLGSSEQLSTVPYNVYMVTTLLGRAVGDFGVRRFGAVAVVRFGSVLAAAGFGVVAVAGGAWVGMLGFTMLGLGLCVIVPQTFAAAGRMFPGASDTAIARLNIFNYVGFLVGSPLVGALGDAWSYRGAMLVPMVLVLATLVYAKSFGPEPARYGGGHERPRTVDVG, encoded by the coding sequence ATGACAGACGCACGTTTGCGGCACGGCAGAGCCTCCCTTGCACTGAGCTTCTTCGTGCAGGGCGTCACCTTCGCTCTCCTCGTGACCCGGATCCCCGCCATTCAGGACCGGTACGGGATATCCGACGGCCTGCTGCCCGTGTTCCTCGCCGCCGTGCCGATCCTGGCCGGTGTGGGCAGCGTGGTCACCGAGAAGGTGGTCGCACGGGTACGACCGAGGGTCGTCCTGCGGTGGGCGCAGCCGGTGGTGCTGCTTGCGCTGCTCGGCGTCGGTGCCGGGAGCGAGGTGTGGGAAGCGGCCCTGGCGCTCGGTGTGTTCGGGCTGTCCGTGGGTGCGCTGGACGCCTCCATGAACATGATGGGGGTCAGTCTCCAGCGGGCGTACGGGCGTTCCATCATGCTCGGCTTCCATGCCGCGTACAGCCTGGGCGGGATCGCCGGGGCGTCCATGGCGTGGGCCGGAGCGCACTGGGATCTCTCGCTGCTGGTCTCGTACCTTCCGGTGGTCGTCGTGCTGCTGCCCGTCGCGTTCGTCGGGAGCCGGTGGTACGTCGAGGGGAAGCAGGAGGACGAGCAGCAGCAGGGTGCGGCGCGGGGTGCGGCCGGGGCGGTCTCGTTCAAGCTCCTGATGCCGCTCTGTCTGGTGATGTGTTTCGCGTACATCGGGGACTCGACGGTCTCCAACTGGAGTGCGAAGTACCTCCAGGACGTGCTGGGGAGTTCGGAGCAGCTCTCGACGGTCCCGTACAACGTCTACATGGTGACGACGCTGCTGGGGCGGGCCGTCGGGGACTTCGGGGTGCGGCGGTTCGGTGCCGTGGCCGTGGTGCGGTTCGGGAGTGTGCTGGCCGCTGCCGGGTTCGGGGTGGTGGCCGTCGCGGGTGGGGCCTGGGTGGGGATGCTCGGGTTCACCATGCTGGGGCTGGGGCTCTGCGTGATCGTGCCGCAGACCTTCGCGGCCGCCGGGCGGATGTTCCCCGGGGCGAGCGATACCGCCATCGCCCGGCTGAACATCTTCAACTACGTGGGTTTCCTTGTCGGCTCGCCCCTGGTGGGGGCGCTCGGGGACGCGTGGAGCTACCGGGGCGCGATGCTCGTGCCCATGGTGCTGGTGCTCGCGACGCTGGTGTACGCCAAGTCGTTCGGCCCGGAGCCTGCCCGATACGGTGGCGGGCATGAGCGGCCGCGCACAGTTGATGTGGGATGA
- a CDS encoding HAD family hydrolase: MRYELVIFDNDGVLVDSEPISNTILAGYLTELGHPTSYEESLRDYMGSAVHRVHDLVEERGGEKLPADFDDTLHSRIFAAFQRELEPVPGVQEVLGELVADGIPYCVASSSSHERIRVSHHRTGLDQWFEEEWIFSAEDVGRGKPAPDLFLFAAERMGVAPERCVVIEDSPLGVEAARAAGMDVYGFTSMMPADRLAGVTGHFSDMGQLRELLA; this comes from the coding sequence ATGCGCTACGAACTGGTCATCTTCGACAACGACGGTGTGCTCGTGGACAGCGAGCCGATCTCCAACACCATCCTGGCCGGCTACCTCACAGAGCTCGGTCACCCCACCTCGTACGAGGAGTCCCTCCGCGACTACATGGGGTCCGCCGTGCACCGCGTGCACGACCTCGTCGAGGAACGGGGCGGGGAGAAGCTGCCCGCGGACTTCGACGACACGCTCCACTCACGGATCTTCGCCGCGTTCCAGCGGGAGCTGGAACCCGTCCCCGGCGTGCAGGAGGTGCTGGGGGAGCTCGTCGCCGACGGGATCCCGTACTGCGTCGCCTCCTCCAGCAGCCACGAGCGGATCCGGGTCAGTCATCACCGGACCGGGCTCGATCAGTGGTTCGAGGAGGAGTGGATCTTCTCGGCCGAGGACGTGGGCCGGGGGAAGCCGGCGCCCGACCTGTTCCTCTTCGCCGCCGAGCGGATGGGTGTCGCTCCCGAACGGTGCGTCGTCATCGAGGACAGCCCGCTCGGCGTGGAAGCGGCCCGGGCCGCGGGCATGGACGTGTACGGGTTCACGTCGATGATGCCGGCGGACCGGCTGGCCGGTGTGACCGGGCATTTCTCCGACATGGGACAGCTGCGGGAATTGCTTGCCTGA